One Urocitellus parryii isolate mUroPar1 chromosome 14, mUroPar1.hap1, whole genome shotgun sequence DNA segment encodes these proteins:
- the LOC113178621 gene encoding LOW QUALITY PROTEIN: alpha-1A adrenergic receptor (The sequence of the model RefSeq protein was modified relative to this genomic sequence to represent the inferred CDS: substituted 1 base at 1 genomic stop codon), whose product MVFLSGNASDSSNCTHPPAPVNISKAILLGVIXGGLIIFGVLGNILVILSVACHRHLHSVTHYYIVNLAVADLLLTSTVLPFSAIFEILGYWAFGRVFCNIWAAVDVLCCTASIMGLCIISIDRYIGVSYPLRYPTIVTQRRGVRALLCVWALSLVISIGPLFGWRQPAPDDETICQINEEPGYVLFSALGSFYVPLAIILVMYCRVYVVAKRESRGLKSGLKTDKSDLEQVTLRIHRKNVAAGGGGMSSAKNKTHFSVRLLKFSREKKAAKTLGIVVGCFVLCWLPFFLVMPIEWPKFSGLG is encoded by the coding sequence ATGGTGTTTCTCTCCGGAAATGCTTCCGACAGCTCCAACTGCACCCACCCGCCGGCACCAGTGAACATTTCCAAGGCCATTCTGCTCGGGGTGATCTAAGGGGGACTCATCATTTTCGGGGTGCTGGGGAACATCCTAGTGATCCTCTCCGTGGCCTGTCACCGGCATCTGCACTCGGTCACTCACTATTACATCGTCAACCTGGCTGTGGCCGATCTGCTGCTCACCTCCACGGTCCTGCCCTTCTCCGCCATCTTCGAGATCTTGGGCTACTGGGCCTTTGGCAGGGTCTTCTGCAATATCTGGGCGGCAGTGGACGTCCTGTGCTGCACTGCGTCCATCATGGGCCTCTGCATCATCTCCATTGACCGCTACATCGGCGTGAGCTACCCGCTGCGCTACCCGACCATCGTCACCCAGAGGAGGGGCGTCAGGGCTCTGCTCTGCGTCTGGGCGCTTTCCCTGGTCATCTCCATCGGGCCCCTGTTTGGCTGGAGGCAGCCGGCCCCCGACGATGAGACCATCTGCCAGATCAACGAGGAGCCCGGCTACGTGCTCTTCTCGGCGCTGGGTTCCTTCTACGTGCCGCTGGCCATCATCCTGGTCATGTACTGCCGGGTCTACGTGGTGGCCAAGAGGGAGAGCAGGGGCCTCAAGTCCGGCCTCAAGACCGACAAGTCCGACTTGGAGCAAGTGACGCTTCGCATACACCGGAAAAATGTCGCGGCAGGAGGCGGCGGAATGAGCAGCGCCAAGAACAAGACGCACTTTTCGGTGAGGCTCCTCAAGTTTTCCCGGGAGAAGAAAGCGGCCAAAACGCTGGGCATCGTGGTCGGCTGCTTCGTGCTCTGCTGGCTGCCCTTCTTCCTGGTGATGCCCATCG